In Burkholderiales bacterium, the following are encoded in one genomic region:
- a CDS encoding ABC transporter permease subunit — MSAAIPAGPARRFDTDRLAVFALAASAIVPLVLFVVVPLVAILRLSFVLPDGGIGLSNYTREFSDPKFTRIVGNSFAVAATTTAITVVLAYAFAWALRRTAMPFKRTCGAIALLPLYAPSLVQALGILFLLGRNGIVNRTFELGIDIYGFWGIVIADVLYSFPHAFLILSAALAIGDARLYESARMLGAGAGRMFRTITLPSTRYGLASAVFVVFTIVITDFGNPMVIGADYNVLATEIYNQVSGQGRMELGAVIGVVLLVPAAVAVVVERMVMRAHRAAITDRSQPLAVGRSAVRDRAAFAFAALVCAAIASIVVIVVVASFVTLWPYNMSLSLRHYRFEVQNGVAPLWTSVVVSFMAAAIGAVATVAAACVARWMRPAQAQTLSFLSMLPAAVPGMVLGLGYLLVFNHPDNPLVFLYGTLAILAICNVYHYHAQGYLIATTSVSQVSRVFDETSTCLGAGRLRTLRSVLLPIIAPSIAAIAMFYFVRSMVTLSAVIFLVTPQTQLAAVSVLLLDDSGNQNQAAAFSVCIMLIVAAALGAFHLALRAVPRLRPAQT, encoded by the coding sequence ATGAGCGCCGCCATTCCCGCGGGCCCGGCCCGCCGGTTCGACACCGACCGACTCGCGGTGTTCGCGCTCGCCGCCTCCGCGATCGTCCCGCTCGTCCTGTTCGTGGTGGTCCCGCTCGTCGCCATCCTGCGCCTGTCGTTCGTGCTGCCCGACGGCGGCATCGGGCTCTCCAACTACACGCGCGAGTTCTCCGACCCCAAGTTCACGCGCATCGTCGGGAACAGCTTCGCGGTGGCCGCCACGACGACCGCGATCACCGTCGTGCTCGCCTACGCTTTCGCGTGGGCGCTGCGCCGCACCGCGATGCCCTTCAAGCGCACCTGCGGGGCGATCGCGCTGCTGCCGCTGTACGCGCCGTCGCTGGTGCAGGCGCTCGGCATCCTGTTCCTCCTCGGCCGCAACGGCATCGTCAACCGGACCTTCGAGCTGGGCATCGACATCTACGGATTCTGGGGCATCGTGATCGCCGACGTCCTCTACAGCTTTCCGCACGCGTTCCTCATCCTGTCGGCCGCGCTCGCGATCGGGGACGCCCGCCTCTACGAATCGGCCCGCATGCTCGGGGCGGGCGCCGGGCGCATGTTCCGCACCATCACGCTGCCGTCGACGCGCTACGGCCTCGCCTCGGCGGTGTTCGTCGTATTCACCATCGTCATCACCGACTTCGGCAACCCGATGGTCATCGGCGCCGACTACAACGTGCTCGCGACCGAGATCTACAACCAGGTCTCGGGGCAGGGCCGGATGGAACTGGGCGCGGTGATCGGCGTCGTGCTGCTGGTGCCCGCGGCCGTCGCCGTCGTGGTCGAGCGCATGGTCATGCGCGCGCACCGCGCGGCGATCACCGACCGCTCCCAGCCGCTCGCGGTCGGCCGGAGCGCCGTTCGCGATCGGGCGGCCTTCGCGTTCGCGGCGCTCGTGTGCGCCGCGATCGCCTCGATCGTGGTCATCGTCGTCGTCGCGAGCTTCGTGACGCTGTGGCCCTACAACATGAGCCTGTCGCTGCGCCACTACCGGTTCGAGGTGCAGAACGGCGTCGCGCCGCTGTGGACGAGCGTCGTCGTCTCGTTCATGGCCGCGGCCATCGGCGCGGTCGCGACCGTCGCCGCCGCGTGCGTCGCGCGCTGGATGCGGCCGGCGCAGGCGCAGACGCTCTCGTTCCTGTCGATGCTGCCGGCCGCGGTGCCCGGGATGGTGCTCGGCCTGGGCTATCTCCTGGTGTTCAACCACCCGGACAACCCGTTGGTCTTCCTCTACGGGACGCTCGCCATCCTCGCGATCTGCAACGTGTACCACTACCACGCGCAGGGCTACCTGATCGCGACGACGAGCGTGAGCCAGGTGAGCCGGGTCTTCGACGAGACCTCGACCTGCCTCGGCGCCGGGCGGCTGCGCACGCTGCGCTCCGTGCTGCTGCCGATCATCGCGCCGTCGATCGCCGCGATCGCGATGTTCTACTTCGTCCGCAGCATGGTCACGCTGTCGGCCGTGATCTTCCTCGTCACGCCGCAGACCCAGCTCGCCGCGGTGTCGGTGCTCCTGCTCGACGATTCCGGCAACCAGAACCAGGCGGCCGCGTTCTCGGTGTGCATCATGCTGATCGTCGCGGCGGCGCTCGGGGCGTTCCACCTGGCGCTGCGCGCGGTGCCGCGCCTGCGTCCGGCGCAGACCTGA